CTGCAAAAAAGCTTGATGTCAATCCGATAAAGAAGCAGACAATGAGAATCATGATTGGATTTGGAAAAGGTATTAAGCCTAAAATGATGACTACCCGGAATACATCTGTCCAAATCATAATTTTTCGGCGGTCAAAGCGATCGGCCAGAACCCCTGAGAAAAGACTAGATAAAACGCCGCCAAGTGTCCTGATGGCCATTGTCGCTGCAAGCCAGGCAGAGCTTCCGGTGGCCGCATACATGAGCACATTAATGGCAATCAGGTCCATGAACGTACCCAAATCGGAAAAAGCTTTTACATACAGAAAAATTTTACGGTTCATGCGTGTCTCCCTAGTTTTCAAAGATGTTTTCTGTTTTATTTTAAAGATTTTGAATTTAATTCGCAATACGAAACTTCAGATCTTTAATTTGCTGATTTGGCATTCTTTATAAAGGATAATCACATAAGAATGTGGAATACATGATTGGTCAAATTTGAAAGCAAGGCTGAATTTAAAAGCACATTATACAAAGAAGGTAAGAGAATGAGCAATATATTCGGGAATCGAAAAAAGGACTTGATTATAAAATACGCAAGGGTGCTTACGCTGTCATATTCAACCCGGAAAATGAAAAAGTATTAACTGTGCAAACTCAGTCTGGCCATTACTTTCTCCCAGGCGGAGGAATAGAAAAAGGTGAAGGGAAAATCGAATGTCTGAAAAGGGAAGTACAGGAGGAGACCGGCTATGAGATTTCAAATTTATTCTTTATCGGTAATGCAAAGAGCTATTTGCCGCAGACCAAGAAAAGGCCAATGCTAAGTGACGGGTATTTTTATCTGGCTAATCTGGCGGATAAAATACAAGAGCCGACTGAAGAAGACCATGCAATAAAGTGGATTGAAACTGAAAGAATAGCAGAATTGCTGGTTCACAGTCACCACATATGGGCGGTCCAGAAAGGGATAGGATATAAAAAGCAGGAGGGGGAAGATGAATGATTGCCTACTACGGGGAACTCTGCACTAAGATGTATGAAAGTGATAAATCAATGGCAGAGGGTCCAGAGTTGAGCTTTTACCTGTCATATGCAAAAGGCAGGAAGATGAAAGTATTGGAGCCGATGTGCGGAAATGGAAGAATGCTTCATTCAGCATGGCGTCGACACTGATGGTTTTGATATTTCAGAAGACATGCTGAAAGTCTGTAAGGAAAAAGCTAGGAAATTAAACTTAAAGCCTAATGTTTTTCAGAAAATGATAGAAGAGTTTAATAATGCTAAAAAATACGATTTAATTATGATCCCTTATGGTTCTTTTTCACTTTTGCCTGACTCTCTGGTAAATATAAGTCTTCAAAATTTAAAGAATGCCCTAAATGAAGGCGGTAAAATGCTTCTTACCATTGTAGAAAAAGATAATGAAATTGAAGAAGCTGCAGAATGGACAGAAACGAACAGGAAGGAATTAGAGGGGCAGACCATTATTGAAAATAGAAAAATAGCTTATGATGATGAAACGAAAATCCTGCATATCCAGCTGAAGTATGATGCTGTTGGAGAGGAACCGCAGAAAGAACAGAATTGATGGATTTTCCTATACGGCTCTATGATCCAGGTGAATTCAATAGAGTACTCAAAGATAACGGGTTTAGGCAAATCGCCGTTCATGAAGTTAGAGATGGGTACGGAGATGGACAATCTTTTCCTGTTTATGAATGTACGAAATAACAAGCTGTCATCTTGACGGCTTTTTTCAGCTTTGTTGGCGGGATAAGGGGTTTTTTATCAAATTACTAAGTGCCAGCATTCATCAGAGAGGGGTGCTCATATGGAACTGGAAGAAAAAGGAGTCATCTGAACGTTTGAGGCTGAATAAAAAGATCATGTGGGGAATAACGATTATTTCGATCCTCTTAGCGATGTTCTATATAGATAAGCAAAAGGTATACAAGGAAGAAAAACCGCCAATGCCCACTGTACTATTAGGGGAGCAGGAGTTACATCCAATCTTAAGCACTTATACATGGAACGCAGGAAAAATTGAGAAGGAGATAAAAGATCTTACCAAATTGATTGAATATCAGCATGCTGAATTTCGCGAGAATCTTAACATAGAATTTCCTAAAGATCAGCAGCCCATCTTCATTGCTAGAGGAAATTACTATAATGGCGGGATTCAAGTAGAGCCTTATCAAACTCTTTATAGTAATTTTACACTATTAAGAAACGAATCCCGCAAAGAAATATATTCTATAAAAGCCTACTGGAAGGATGGCAAGCGGGCTGAATATATCATACCTGTTAACATTAAAGAGGTTAGTCCGGAAAAGAACTATCTGGCAAGGAATAAAGGGTATCATTCACTTCTGATTGTTGGAGATACTGATAAAAATGTAATTGATGAACTCTATTCGGAACCATTGCACTTTCTTTTCGAAACAAGCAATTCATTAGGTCTAAAGGATGTAAATGATATTTATCTTGAATTACAAGTAAAGGAAGAGCCAAGTTATATTTTA
This window of the Cytobacillus pseudoceanisediminis genome carries:
- a CDS encoding NUDIX domain-containing protein → MQTQSGHYFLPGGGIEKGEGKIECLKREVQEETGYEISNLFFIGNAKSYLPQTKKRPMLSDGYFYLANLADKIQEPTEEDHAIKWIETERIAELLVHSHHIWAVQKGIGYKKQEGEDE